The following coding sequences lie in one Caloenas nicobarica isolate bCalNic1 chromosome 13, bCalNic1.hap1, whole genome shotgun sequence genomic window:
- the SOX30 gene encoding transcription factor SOX-30 produces the protein MERGQRERPLRPGAAPEPPPAFRRPPPEEARGPPKLLHIKVEEPEAEEGDGPARCGDSRGSAGEFRRSPSPWWGKEGTRVVTKRERDHEWGSGESQSEAKVLENRGDGKEPWRGAAAKAELPPAAFGVKMEKADGPAGSPCGPAQPGPADRKAQLCEGLGILPEDLKLPVVFHPLPPGTRIQIQGPLPPELIHVTKVPVKQVPLKMQSLLEPSVKIETKNVPLTVLPSDSGMPDTPFSKDKSGHVKRPMNAFMVWARIHRPALAKANPAANNAEISVQLGLEWSKLTEEQKQPYYDEAQKIKQRHREEFPGWVYQPRPGKRKRFPLPVSAVFAGAPQSIITTNPAGICPFQPPAYSVVIPNVKNSIGHPVCEAPPAIRLPASSIQHAGPITLFQTTSASTASVAVPAPTLPLRPVISPQHFAEPAQTEALDVPSGLSCSPKRPTPVFIESFSRNPSNVTTTNGRFSVSNSEPPKEYPGVSIFPRGVPLPQATPFLHSHLCESFPIGQPPSLFGVPPRFSFYHPYFVPGPHYFPSSTCPFSRPPFGCGNFSSSVPECLSFYEDRYQRAEVMFSALDGDYPFKEYPEGSVCEEPRSCESLDVVSCHNSGSEERYLSPLPQLDVGALEEVLSATPSSPSSIHLINVTDSDEEDEVKLLREL, from the exons ATggagcgggggcagcgggagcggccgctccgccccggggctgccccggaGCCGCCCCCGGCCTTCCGCCGACCCCCGCCGGAGGAGGCCAGGGGTCCCCCCAAGCTGCTTCACATCAAAGTCGAGGAGCCCGAGGCGGAGGAGGGAGATGGCCCGGCCCGCTGCGGGGACAGCAGAGGGTCAGCGGGCGAGTTCAGGCGCTCCCCGTCTCCCTGGTGGGGCAAAGAGGGGACCCGCGTTGTCACCAAGAGAGAAAGGGACCACGAATGGGGCAGTGGAGAAAGCCAGAGCGAGGCGAAGGTGCTGGAGAACAGGGGCGATGGGAAGGAGCcctggagaggagctgctgccaaaGCCGAGCTGCCTCCCGCGGCCTTCGGGGTGAAGATGGAGAAGGCCGATGGCCCGGCCGGCTCCCCGTGCGGCCCcgctcagcccggccccgctgACCGCAAGGCGCAGCTGTGCGAGGGCTTGGGGATCCTCCCTGAAGATCTGAAGCTCCCGGTCGTGTTTCACCCCTTGCCTCCTGGCACCCGCATTCAGATCCAAGGGCCTCTGCCGCCGGAGCTCATCCACGTGACCAAAGTGCCGGTGAAACAAGTGCCGCTTAAAATGCAGTCTTTGCTGGAGCCCTCCGTAAAGATTGAAACTAAAAATGTTCCCCTCACAGTACTGCCCTCTGACTCAG GTATGCCAGATACTCCATTTAGCAAGGACAAAAGTGGCCATGTAAAGCGTCCAATGAATGCGTTTATGGTGTGGGCAAGGATTCATCGGCCTGCCCTAGCAAAAGCCAACCCAGCTGCCAATAATGCAGAAATCAGTGTTCAGCTTGGACTGGAGTGGAGCAAACTGActgaagagcagaagcagcccTATTATGATGaagctcagaaaataaaacaaaggcaCAGAGAGGAATTTCCCG GTTGGGTTTATCAACCACGACCGGGCAAAAGGAAGCGTTTTCCActgcctgtctctgctgtgTTTGCCGGCGCTCCTCAGAGCATCATCACCACAAACCCAGCTGGCATTTGTCCCTTCCAGCCACCTGCTTACTCTGTTGTCATCCCCAATGTTAAGAACAGTATTGGACATCCAGTCT GTGAAGCTCCTCCTGCGATCCGTCTGCCAGCTTCTTCCATCCAACATGCTGGTCCAATTACTCTTTTCCAGACTACTAGTGCAAGCACCGCATCAGTGGCTGTTCCAGCTCCAACCCTGCCCCTGCGCCCTGTCATTTCACCACAGCACTTTGCTGAACCTGCTCAGACAGAAGCTCTTGATGTACCATCTgggctcagctgctctcctaaGAGACCTACCCCAGTTTTCATTGAGAGCTTCAGCAGAAATCCGAGTAACGTAACCACCACCAATGGCAGATTTTCTGTCTCTAATAGCGAGCCCCCAAAGGAGTACCCAGGGGTTTCTATTTTCCCTAGAGGTGTACCTCTTCCCCAGGCTACTCCTTTTCTTCACTCACATCTTTGTGAGTCTTTTCCCATCGGTCAGCCACCCAGTTTGTTTGGAGTTCCTCCTCGCTTTTCATTTTACCACCCTTACTTTGTACCTGGACCACACTATTTCCCCTCAAG CACATGCCCATTTAGCCGACCTCCATTTGGCTGTGGGAATTTCTCCAGCTCAGTGCCTGAATGCCTTAGCTTTTATGAAGACAGGTACCAAAGAGCAGAGGTGATGTTTTCTGCTCTGGACGGAGACTATCCTTTCAAGGAATACCCAGAAGGAAGCGTATGTGAGGAGCCCCGCAGCTGTGAGAGCCTTGACGTGgtgtcctgtcacaacagcgGCAGCGAGGAGCGGTATTTAAGCCCCCTGCCACAGCTGGATGTCGGAGCGTTGGAGGAGGTTTTGTCAGCCACCCCATCTTCTCCCTCCAGCATCCACCTTATCAACGTAACTGACAGCGACGAGGAAGACGAAGTAAAGTTGTTGCGAgaattgtaa